From the Clostridiales bacterium FE2011 genome, one window contains:
- a CDS encoding extracellular solute-binding protein, whose translation MKKFLAIVLAAVMALSMVSFASASSLAGEYEIKVWVADAIVDLTEAQIKRFNETNEDGIVFKATIEKMGEGDAASNMVQDVEAGADIYCFAQDQLSRLLTAKALAKLGTKAAEFVTANYDADSAKSVTVDGTMYAYPLTADNGYFMYYDKSVIPDEDVDSLEKLIEDCEKAGKYFSFDLKNVWYSAGFFFGDVGCTSTWVMDADGNAKGVVDNFNSDKGLIALKGMKKLLDSDCWNSSSEVSAFESNSAIVVSGTWGSSTAKQILGDNLGVADLPSYDIDGTAYHIGSFFGFKLMGIKPQEDPVKNAALNKLAQFLTGKECSLERHASNGWGPANLEAQADEAVLNDPILAAVYAQKEYGQVQLAISGAWWNIGNVIADEAKDATDEEGLKQVLVNYENKINESLKLDANALLFVGAWNGWNNADEADTYYFKDGALTLDVPESDYMGGRIVKPADWGTDKGFAQVTTGAELIKDLGADNPDNNIVFAEPGNYTVTWDGTAITIVKN comes from the coding sequence GGGTGGCTGACGCCATCGTTGACCTGACCGAAGCTCAGATCAAGCGTTTCAATGAAACCAACGAAGACGGCATCGTTTTCAAAGCCACCATCGAAAAGATGGGTGAAGGCGACGCTGCCAGCAACATGGTGCAGGACGTTGAAGCCGGCGCTGACATCTACTGCTTCGCGCAGGACCAGCTGTCCCGCCTGCTGACCGCCAAGGCCCTGGCCAAGCTGGGAACCAAGGCTGCCGAATTCGTCACCGCGAATTATGACGCTGACTCCGCCAAGTCCGTCACCGTGGATGGCACCATGTACGCCTACCCGCTGACCGCGGACAACGGCTACTTCATGTACTATGACAAGAGCGTCATTCCGGACGAGGATGTTGACTCTCTTGAAAAGCTGATCGAAGACTGCGAGAAGGCCGGTAAGTACTTCTCCTTCGATCTGAAGAACGTCTGGTATTCCGCCGGCTTCTTCTTCGGCGATGTCGGCTGCACCTCCACCTGGGTTATGGACGCCGACGGCAATGCCAAGGGCGTTGTGGATAACTTCAACAGCGACAAGGGCCTGATCGCCCTGAAGGGCATGAAGAAACTGCTGGATTCCGACTGCTGGAACAGCAGCTCCGAAGTTTCCGCTTTCGAAAGCAATTCCGCCATCGTGGTCTCCGGCACCTGGGGTTCCTCCACTGCCAAGCAGATCCTGGGCGACAACCTGGGCGTTGCTGATCTGCCTTCCTATGACATCGACGGTACCGCCTATCACATCGGCAGCTTCTTCGGCTTCAAGCTCATGGGCATTAAGCCGCAGGAAGATCCGGTGAAGAACGCCGCCCTGAACAAGCTGGCCCAGTTCCTGACCGGCAAGGAATGCTCCCTGGAGCGTCATGCCTCCAACGGCTGGGGCCCCGCCAACCTGGAAGCCCAGGCTGATGAAGCTGTTCTGAATGACCCGATTCTGGCTGCTGTGTATGCTCAGAAGGAATACGGACAGGTTCAGCTCGCAATCAGCGGTGCCTGGTGGAACATCGGCAATGTTATTGCTGACGAAGCCAAGGATGCCACGGATGAAGAAGGCCTGAAGCAGGTCCTCGTGAACTACGAGAACAAGATCAACGAATCCCTGAAGCTGGATGCCAACGCCCTGCTGTTCGTAGGTGCCTGGAACGGCTGGAACAACGCTGACGAAGCTGACACCTACTACTTCAAGGATGGCGCCCTGACGCTGGACGTTCCGGAAAGCGACTACATGGGCGGCCGTATTGTCAAGCCCGCTGACTGGGGCACTGACAAGGGCTTCGCTCAGGTTACCACCGGTGCTGAACTGATCAAGGATCTGGGTGCTGACAACCCCGACAATAACATCGTGTTCGCAGAGCCCGGCAACTACACCGTGACCTGGGACGGCACTGCCATCACCATCGTGAAGAACTGA